The DNA window ATCGACGAAGTTTTTTTGGAGATCACATGTTAATAGAGACACAAGGCGCTAGAGTCTTATTTTTTCAGGACGAATTAAAAGGCGAGATCACCCCAGAATATTTTGATGGGGCATATTGGCAACGTAATAATGCGATTATTGGTTCAGCGTTTGGTCGTGGTATTACCTGGTTTTTTAAAATAAACGATAATGAATTTGTGTTACGTCATTATCATCGTGGAGGTTTGGTTGCGAAGTTAATTAAAGATGCCTATTTTTATACTGGGTTAAAGAATACCCGCGCTTACCAAGAATTTGTGGTGACTCAGCAACTTGTGGATAAAAACTTGCCAGCACCAACCCCGATTGCTGGTCAGATTATTAAACAAGGATTGTTTTATCATGCTGATTTGATTACCGAGAAAATTGCAGGGGCAAACGATTTAGTTGCGGTATTAAAAGATCGTGCGTTAACGAGTGATGATTATAGACAAATTGGAGCCATGATAAGACGTTTCCATGATGTTAATTTATGGCATGCAGATTTAAATACCCATAATATTATTCTCGATGGAAAGGGTAAGTGGTGGCTTATCGATTTTGATCGCTGCAAATTTAAACCTGCTGCAAATTCGTGGAAAAAAGATAATTTAGCGCGGTTAAAGCGCTCTTTTGTGAAAGAAAAAATGAAAGATACGGCGTTCAAA is part of the Moritella viscosa genome and encodes:
- the wavC gene encoding 3-deoxy-D-manno-octulosonic acid kinase; amino-acid sequence: MLIETQGARVLFFQDELKGEITPEYFDGAYWQRNNAIIGSAFGRGITWFFKINDNEFVLRHYHRGGLVAKLIKDAYFYTGLKNTRAYQEFVVTQQLVDKNLPAPTPIAGQIIKQGLFYHADLITEKIAGANDLVAVLKDRALTSDDYRQIGAMIRRFHDVNLWHADLNTHNIILDGKGKWWLIDFDRCKFKPAANSWKKDNLARLKRSFVKEKMKDTAFKWQETDWDLLFAGYHN